In Acaryochloris marina S15, a single genomic region encodes these proteins:
- a CDS encoding 1-acyl-sn-glycerol-3-phosphate acyltransferase — MSPSANIASITSSISHPFTSFIYFFGRSVVLPAYFSSVKVSGLENFPQEGPVVIAPTHRSRWDGIMVGYTFGRPVIGRDPRFMVTVNEMNGFQGWFIRQFGGFPIDPDQPSIAALRHGIDLLQSHQVLVIFPEGDVMRDRYVQYLKPGFARLAIQAQKKQKTGPVIKILPVALDYGCSIPKQGCEVHVKIGFPLNATDYPGPTKKAAASLSSDLKVALNGLIENSVLNPEVTTSVSL; from the coding sequence GTGTCACCATCAGCAAATATTGCATCCATAACATCTTCCATTTCGCATCCCTTTACTTCATTTATCTATTTCTTTGGCCGTTCGGTTGTTTTGCCTGCTTATTTCAGCAGCGTCAAAGTCTCGGGTTTAGAAAATTTTCCTCAAGAAGGACCTGTTGTCATTGCACCTACGCATCGTTCTCGATGGGATGGCATCATGGTTGGTTATACTTTTGGTCGACCCGTGATTGGCCGAGACCCCCGCTTCATGGTCACAGTCAATGAAATGAACGGTTTTCAGGGGTGGTTTATTCGTCAGTTTGGTGGATTTCCCATTGATCCAGATCAACCTTCCATTGCTGCACTGCGGCATGGGATTGACTTATTACAATCCCATCAAGTGCTCGTCATTTTCCCTGAGGGAGACGTCATGCGGGATCGCTACGTCCAATACCTCAAGCCTGGGTTTGCTCGCCTGGCCATTCAAGCTCAAAAAAAACAAAAAACTGGCCCAGTTATTAAAATCTTGCCTGTAGCCCTTGACTACGGATGTTCAATTCCTAAACAAGGCTGCGAGGTCCATGTCAAAATTGGCTTTCCCCTCAATGCTACTGACTACCCAGGGCCAACTAAAAAAGCGGCAGCAAGCCTTAGCAGCGACTTAAAAGTTGCCCTTAATGGCCTAATTGAAAATTCCGTTCTCAACCCAGAGGTTACAACGTCTGTATCGTTATAA
- a CDS encoding heavy-metal-associated domain-containing protein — translation MIQLTISDMACGACVERIEAAIAALDTQATIKTNLDNKQVQVTSQHSDAEIRQAISAAGYTPT, via the coding sequence ATGATTCAGCTGACTATTTCTGATATGGCCTGTGGGGCTTGCGTTGAGAGAATCGAAGCTGCGATCGCAGCGTTAGATACACAAGCTACGATTAAAACTAACCTGGATAATAAGCAAGTTCAAGTAACATCCCAGCATTCAGATGCAGAAATTCGGCAGGCGATTTCCGCTGCAGGCTACACCCCCACCTAG
- a CDS encoding ribonuclease J produces the protein MTETETQQALKIIPLGGLHEIGKNTCVFEFEDEIILVDAGLAFPTDGMHGVNIVLPDMTYLRENRHKIKGMIVTHGHEDHIGGIAFHLKQIDIPVIHGPRLAMALLQRKLEEAGVAGKTELKTVAPRDIVRLGSHFFVEFIRNTHSMADSFTVAIHTPIGVVIFTGDFKIDHTPVDGENFDLQKLAEHGEQGVLCLISDSTNSEVPGFTPSERSVYPNLERVFSQAKGRLLVTTFASSVHRINMILDIAQKQGRTVSVVGRSMLNVIAHARNLGYIKCPDSLFEPLKAIRNLPDHKILILTTGSQGESMAALSRIARKEHRQIQIRKGDTVVFSANPIPGNTISVVNTIDQLMMQGANVIYGRHHGIHVSGHGCQEDQKLMLNLTRPKFFLPVHGEHRMLIKHSQTAQSMGIPEENMVIINNGDMVALTPDSIQIDGKVPSGIELMDRAGILKAHVLEERQRLAEDGLVTVAATIGLDGQLLTAPEVHLRGVVTTIAIDKWQAWVQSAVELALRNRWDQYNQADDHSIDWDGLKSYIERELQGLLRRELQTNATLLMLLQHPQQPAGLKADYAERRKVTVAR, from the coding sequence TGTCAATATTGTGCTGCCAGATATGACCTATTTGCGTGAAAATCGCCACAAAATCAAGGGCATGATTGTGACCCATGGTCATGAGGATCATATTGGAGGCATTGCTTTTCACTTAAAGCAAATTGACATTCCAGTCATTCATGGCCCCCGACTGGCAATGGCCTTGTTGCAACGGAAGCTAGAAGAAGCAGGTGTTGCTGGCAAGACAGAGCTAAAAACAGTTGCCCCCCGAGATATTGTGCGCTTAGGCTCTCACTTCTTTGTGGAGTTTATTCGCAATACTCACTCCATGGCGGATAGTTTCACCGTCGCTATTCATACCCCTATTGGGGTAGTGATTTTTACAGGGGATTTCAAAATCGATCACACCCCAGTAGATGGCGAGAACTTCGACTTACAAAAGTTAGCGGAACATGGAGAGCAAGGCGTATTATGCCTGATTAGTGATTCAACCAATTCAGAAGTGCCAGGTTTTACGCCCTCTGAACGCTCGGTGTATCCCAATTTGGAGCGGGTGTTTTCCCAGGCAAAAGGGCGCTTGTTGGTGACAACCTTTGCTTCGTCCGTACATCGCATCAACATGATTTTAGACATTGCCCAAAAACAGGGTAGAACAGTGTCTGTTGTCGGCCGCTCTATGTTGAATGTGATTGCCCATGCTCGAAATCTGGGTTACATCAAATGCCCCGATAGTCTGTTTGAGCCCTTAAAAGCAATTCGGAATCTTCCAGATCATAAGATTTTAATCTTAACCACAGGTTCCCAAGGGGAATCAATGGCGGCCCTATCTCGGATTGCTCGTAAGGAGCACCGTCAAATTCAAATTCGCAAAGGCGATACCGTGGTCTTTTCGGCAAACCCCATTCCAGGGAATACCATTTCGGTCGTCAACACCATTGATCAATTGATGATGCAGGGTGCCAACGTTATTTATGGTCGACATCATGGCATTCATGTCTCGGGGCATGGTTGCCAAGAGGATCAAAAGCTGATGTTGAACTTAACTCGCCCCAAATTCTTCTTGCCAGTCCATGGTGAGCATCGCATGTTAATTAAGCATTCCCAAACCGCCCAGAGTATGGGGATTCCTGAAGAAAACATGGTGATCATCAATAATGGAGATATGGTGGCGTTGACTCCAGACTCCATTCAGATTGATGGGAAGGTTCCTTCTGGGATTGAGCTCATGGACCGAGCAGGTATCTTGAAAGCTCATGTGTTGGAGGAACGTCAACGCCTAGCAGAAGATGGGCTGGTGACGGTCGCTGCCACAATCGGGCTGGATGGTCAACTCTTGACAGCACCTGAAGTTCATTTGCGAGGGGTAGTCACTACCATCGCCATTGATAAATGGCAGGCATGGGTACAAAGTGCTGTTGAATTAGCGTTGAGAAACCGCTGGGACCAGTATAATCAGGCAGATGATCATTCAATAGACTGGGATGGTCTTAAAAGCTATATTGAACGGGAGCTACAAGGCTTATTAAGGCGGGAACTCCAAACCAATGCTACTTTGCTAATGCTTTTACAACATCCACAACAGCCAGCCGGCTTGAAAGCAGATTATGCAGAGAGACGTAAAGTAACGGTTGCACGTTAA
- a CDS encoding DUF2808 domain-containing protein, whose amino-acid sequence MSNLKNSIRRFASIALCAGSLAVGVPLISEAQTNPGFSFVWGDGPSQKQQLGYVLSYGTPKHLSDRWRLKIKRQSVAIDRINITYPDYFDGKFKEKKIELRHAPKSRLFNLKKGKNIPVDSVTVDPDSGVIEIIPTEVIPADTAIEVVASNVRNPKSGGTYFFNCRISSPGDVGLMKPVGTWIISIYRN is encoded by the coding sequence ATGTCAAACCTAAAAAACTCCATTAGGCGTTTCGCCAGTATCGCCCTTTGTGCAGGTTCTCTAGCAGTTGGAGTTCCTTTAATCAGTGAGGCACAAACAAACCCTGGATTTAGTTTTGTATGGGGTGATGGCCCTTCCCAAAAACAGCAGTTGGGCTATGTTTTGAGCTATGGCACCCCAAAACATTTGAGCGATCGATGGCGGCTCAAAATCAAGCGCCAGAGTGTGGCGATTGATCGAATCAACATTACCTATCCAGACTACTTTGATGGCAAATTCAAAGAAAAAAAGATTGAACTTCGCCATGCCCCTAAAAGTCGATTGTTTAACCTCAAGAAGGGCAAAAATATTCCTGTGGATTCTGTCACTGTCGATCCAGATAGTGGTGTCATTGAAATCATTCCTACGGAAGTCATTCCAGCTGATACTGCCATAGAAGTTGTCGCTTCAAATGTCAGGAATCCTAAATCCGGTGGAACCTACTTTTTCAACTGCCGGATTTCCTCCCCTGGAGATGTCGGTTTAATGAAGCCAGTGGGTACCTGGATTATCTCTATTTATCGCAATTAA
- a CDS encoding DUF938 domain-containing protein has product MSNVDQRQYAAAFQRNCQPILTVLKQELPQQGIVLEIASGTGEHAAFFASQLPHLGWLPSDQTHPQLTSISAWRHQTDAANLYQPIAVDICQPNWSEIVVQALDHYGLERSEIVAIININMIHIAPWQATEGLMAGSARLLSPQGLLYLYGPFIQADQPTAPSNLAFDQSLRNRNPKWGIRTLEEVNHLAAQNGLSLKKTVAMPANNLSVIWQPPASTSLSKQPIGQDKD; this is encoded by the coding sequence ATGTCCAATGTTGATCAACGACAATACGCTGCTGCTTTCCAGCGCAACTGTCAGCCCATCTTGACCGTTCTTAAACAAGAGTTACCCCAACAAGGGATTGTTCTAGAAATTGCGAGTGGAACAGGGGAACATGCTGCTTTTTTTGCCTCACAGTTGCCCCATCTAGGATGGTTGCCTAGCGATCAGACTCATCCCCAACTCACCAGTATTTCGGCTTGGCGACACCAAACTGATGCTGCCAATCTTTATCAGCCGATTGCCGTAGACATCTGCCAACCCAATTGGTCTGAGATAGTCGTCCAGGCGTTGGATCACTATGGGTTAGAGCGGTCTGAGATAGTAGCCATCATCAATATCAATATGATTCATATTGCTCCTTGGCAAGCCACAGAGGGATTAATGGCAGGATCTGCTCGCCTCCTTTCTCCCCAAGGACTGTTGTATCTCTATGGACCATTTATCCAAGCAGACCAGCCTACAGCTCCCAGCAATCTAGCCTTTGATCAGTCTCTGAGAAACCGTAATCCCAAGTGGGGGATTCGGACACTGGAAGAGGTCAACCATCTTGCAGCTCAAAATGGTCTGAGCCTGAAAAAAACTGTGGCAATGCCCGCCAATAATTTATCGGTGATTTGGCAACCGCCTGCCTCAACATCTTTATCTAAACAACCCATCGGGCAAGATAAAGACTAG